The following is a genomic window from Manihot esculenta cultivar AM560-2 chromosome 9, M.esculenta_v8, whole genome shotgun sequence.
GAAGCTCACTATAGCTGAGGTAGGGCTCTCTCTTACTATCTTCATCGAACCTCCTGGGATGATATCAATCGGATCTAACTTCCGGTTCTTCACTAAGCAACATAGAGAACATGGGGTTAAGGTTTCTTCCTTACTTTCATTGGCTGTTTCTTTTCCGATTTTCGGCATTTCCTCAAGGGAATTGTCAAAGAATGAAGATATTTCTTCGCTCCAGGGACCGAAATTAGAAGCAGGACATGGAGCTTTGAAAGGGGTATTGAGCCAAGCATCGAGGATTTCTATGGCAGATTCCGGAGATGTGGACATGCCAGAGACAGCTAGCACATTACAGTTGTTAATGGAGCGGGTATTGATAGCTTCAGCTGTTGAAAGACAAGTGGAGGCGAAGACGCCGGGGAATTTGTTGGCAAAGATGGAGACACCGACGCCAGTTCCACAGGCGACAAGGCCTCGGATTtgaggggaaggagaagatggagaTGCGGAGTTGGCAGCAGAGACACGACGTCCAACCTCGGCGGCGATTGAGTAGTAGGAGGAATTACCGAGATCTTCAACATCTATGTTGAGAGAGCGGAGGTGCGAGACTAGAGCGTCTTTGAGGTTGCAGCCAAAGGAATCCGCTCCGGTTATGATTTTGAGAGGACGGGGAGTAGAGGCGGCGGCGGCGAATTCGGCCATCTGGGCAGGCGGTGCAGCGATCGGAAGTGGGAGTGACGAGTAGAGAGAATGGAAAAATTACACAAGGCAATGTAGTGAAACGACTAGAAGTTTAAGTGAAAGGAGACGGATAACGCTCCACATTCATACTAGTAGAAAATTATACTTACTGTCGTTTTTGCTTCTGCCAACAGATAACAACTAA
Proteins encoded in this region:
- the LOC110622587 gene encoding DNA damage-repair/toleration protein DRT102 yields the protein MAEFAAAASTPRPLKIITGADSFGCNLKDALVSHLRSLNIDVEDLGNSSYYSIAAEVGRRVSAANSASPSSPSPQIRGLVACGTGVGVSIFANKFPGVFASTCLSTAEAINTRSINNCNVLAVSGMSTSPESAIEILDAWLNTPFKAPCPASNFGPWSEEISSFFDNSLEEMPKIGKETANESKEETLTPCSLCCLVKNRKLDPIDIIPGGSMKIVRESPTSAIVSFKAGSVEPAHHHTFGHDLVVMKGSKRVWNLSKKTKYDLGVGDYLFTPAGDVHRVKYFEDTEFFIKWEGQWDIFFDEDLEVAKSAIEKEAEDGFEWIK